Within Xanthomonas oryzae pv. oryzae, the genomic segment AAGATTAGATTTAGTTCGTTGCATCAGTGAGTTAGCTGATTTTTTTACGCAACAAAGCTACGCTACCAACGCCAGTTCAATCTCGTACGGTTCTGGGATTGCCTCCACGTCAATTAGGTAGTCCCCGAACCGCTTCACATGACTGGTCACATACGGGCTGAGGAAAGCCACGTCCTCCCGGGTGATCTTCCACCCCTGCCGCATCAGGGCCTTCATGATCCGGGTCTGTTCAACCACGTTGTAGAAGATGACGGCATTCGAGACCAGGTCGTTGTATTTGACGGCCTTCTCCTGCTCAACGGGGTCATTGTCGGCAATCACCCCTTCCCCGCCGAAGAAGAAGTACTTCGCGAAGCCGTTGTAGGCCTCCACCTTGTTGGTCGAAGCGGTGATCTGCTCGCGCAGCTCGCGGTTGGAGATGTACTGCAGCAGGAACAACGTGCGCACGGCCGAGCCGAGCGCCTTGAAGGCCTGGTACAGCCGGTTCTTGCGGCTGTAGTTGCCCAGCTTACGTAGCAGCGTCGAGGCCGCGATCTTGCCTGTCTTGATCGAGAGCACGACCTGCATCAGGTCTTTCCAGTGGGTCTCGATCAGATCCCAGTCGACAGTGTCCCGGAACAGCGCGTCGATGTGTTCGTAGCGAATGTCCCCGTCGGGGCGGAAGAACTTGTATTCGCGCCAGTTGCGGATGCGCGGCATCAGTTGGATGCCTAAAAGATGCGAAAGGCCGAAGACCGGCAGCGACTGTCCCTGCGTGTCGGCGTGGACGGTGTCCGGCTGGATGTCGGAGGTGTTCTTCAGCAGGCCATCAATGATGTAGACCGCTTCCCAGACACCGCACGGAATGAAGTGACTAGGGCCTGTTAACACATCCGAAGCCCATCAACGATCAGAACGAAGCTGAGGAAGCCAAGGAACATGACATCCAGCTTCTCGAAGCGCGTGAAAATCCGTCGGTAGCCCTTCAAGCGACGGAACAGCCTCTCCACTTCGTTGCGCCGCTTGTACATTTCCTTGTCGTACTCCCAAGGATCGACCCGATTGGACTTGGGTGGAACCACCGGCACGAAGCCAAGATCGAGCGCCAACTGGCGGGTTTCATTGCCTTCGTAAGCGCGATCCATCAGCAGATGAACCGGCCGCTCCACTGGCCCCAGGTGTTCAAGCAACGCGCGGCCTGCGGGTGCGTCATGTGCGTTGCCAGGCGTCAATCCGAACGTGATGGCTGTTCGAGCATCTGCGGCAACCATATGAATTTTGGGGCTCTCTGAAAATTTGAGTGGGTAGGATTTCGGCTGGTTTACCACTGACGCGGGGATTGGGATGACGGCCAAGGTGTTTGAAGCGGCGCTGGGGATCGGCGCGCCGTGGTCGGTAGGCGCGGTCGAGTTCGACGAAGCGACCAAGGTGTTGACGGTGCCGGTGGACTTCAAGCCGGGCACGAGGTTCAAGGTATCGGGCCAAAAGGGGCTGCATCCGGTTCATGACACCGTGGTCAAGACCTACCGGCACCTGAACTTTTTCCAGCACGAGTGCTACCTGAAGGTTCGCACGCCGCGTGTGAAGCTTGGGGACGGATCGGTTCGCCTGGTCGAGCCGGACTTCGCTGGGCGGTTGTCGGGCTTCACGCTGTTGTTCGAGGCGCTGGTGCTGATGTTGTCGCAGCAGATGCCGTTCGCGGCCGTTGCGCGCATCGTGGGCGAGTCGGCGTACCGGTGCATGCAGGTGTGCAACCGCTATGTCGAGATGGCCCTGGAGCAGGCCGACTTCAGCGACGTCACGTCGCTGGCCATCGACGAGACGTCGCGCGCTCGCGGCCACGACTATGTGACCTTGGCTGCCGATGCCCAGGCGCGACGCGTGATCTTCGTGACTGAGGGGCGGGACGCCAAAGCCGTGAAGGCGCTGGCTGACGATCTGGCAGCTCATGGCTGCCCTCCCGAACAGATCACCTCGGTGAGCATCGACATGTCGCCCGCGTTCATCAAGGGCGTAAGCGACCAGTTGCCCAACGCGCAGATCACCTTCGACAAGTTCCACGTTGTCGGACATGCGAACGCGGCCGTGGACAAAACCAGGCGCATCGAGCAGCGCACCGAGAAGTCCCTCAAGGGCATGCGCTGGACGCTGCTCAAGGATGTCTTCAGCCTCAAACCGACGGCCGGCGCAGCATTGCACGGGCTGATCACGGCACCCAAGCTCACACGGACGGCCCGCGCGTGGCTCTACAAGGAGCAGTTGCGCGAGGCGCTTGACCGAAAGCAGATCAACGTGATGCGCGAGAGGCTCAAGCACTGGTGCGTCTGCGTGATGCGATCCAAGGTCCAGGCGATGAAGGAAGTCGCAGCCCTCGTGCGCCGCCACATGGACGGCATCGTCACCTGGGCGCAGACCCGTCAGACCAACGGCTTCCTTGAAGCCATCAATGGCCTGTTCCAGTCCGCCAAGCGCAGAGCTCGCGGCTTCAAACGCCTGTCCACCATCAAGACCGTCATCTTCCTGATTGCCGGCAAGCTGGACTTCCAAACGTTCAACCCGCATGCCCGGCAACCCACTTGAAATTCAAGAGAGCCAATTTTGGTGTTCCATCCGCCGCGCGATTTCCCGATGGATTGTGGGCCGTTTTTTTTAATGCGCCAGTGCCATCCGGATGCACCTTGATGCTGGTGGAGTCCAGCGAGACCGCTTCGATTTTGATGCGCACGATCTGGCAGGTCTGCAATTGGGCGAACATCCGGTCCAGCACACCGGACTTGGCCCAACGGTTAATGCGCGTGTACACCGTATGCCAGTTGCCAAAGCGCTCGGGCAGACCGCGCCATTTGCAGCCATGCTCTGCGACGTAAAGAAGGGCGTTGACTACCTGCAGGTTGGTCATGCTGACATTGCCGCGTTGCAAAGGTAGGCAATGCTCGATGAGTGCAAATTGTGCTGGCGTGATCTCCATGCCCAATAGTTTAATCGCTCGAGACATTAATGTTAACAGGTCCTAAACAGCGCGACGTACGTATCGGACACGTGATGATAGGCAATGCCGCCGTAGCCACCATAGCGGATGTGGTACGAGGCGAGAAGATTCTGGTCGTAGAGGTCGTACTTGGTGCCGTCGGCGGCCACGCTCTTGCCATCGCCCCAGCATTTGGGGAGCTGCAGGCCGGCGTAGCTGTTGATGATGTCCCGACAGGCCGCCGCCAGTTTGTTGG encodes:
- a CDS encoding ISL3-like element ISXoo13 family transposase — encoded protein: MTAKVFEAALGIGAPWSVGAVEFDEATKVLTVPVDFKPGTRFKVSGQKGLHPVHDTVVKTYRHLNFFQHECYLKVRTPRVKLGDGSVRLVEPDFAGRLSGFTLLFEALVLMLSQQMPFAAVARIVGESAYRCMQVCNRYVEMALEQADFSDVTSLAIDETSRARGHDYVTLAADAQARRVIFVTEGRDAKAVKALADDLAAHGCPPEQITSVSIDMSPAFIKGVSDQLPNAQITFDKFHVVGHANAAVDKTRRIEQRTEKSLKGMRWTLLKDVFSLKPTAGAALHGLITAPKLTRTARAWLYKEQLREALDRKQINVMRERLKHWCVCVMRSKVQAMKEVAALVRRHMDGIVTWAQTRQTNGFLEAINGLFQSAKRRARGFKRLSTIKTVIFLIAGKLDFQTFNPHARQPT